The following proteins come from a genomic window of Campylobacter concisus:
- the pepE gene encoding dipeptidase PepE produces the protein MKNALLISASSYQDTGYLRHCKNWVKDFLGESGKEEILFIPYAGVRRTNDEYEQKVIDRLKNSNIKSIHHYEDKISAIKNASSIAVGGGNTFMLLYTLYKLNLIEPIKEAVANGAKYFGWSAGANIAGKTMMTTNDMPIIMPKSFDSLNIFPYQINPHFISGKLAGHNGESREERLEEFLIANPKETIYALPEGTALLIADNEAEVIGHSEILKFEYQKEIEKIEVGTKFKI, from the coding sequence ATGAAAAATGCTTTACTAATCAGTGCTTCAAGCTATCAAGATACTGGCTATTTAAGGCACTGCAAAAACTGGGTTAAGGACTTTTTGGGTGAGAGCGGTAAGGAGGAAATTTTATTTATCCCTTACGCTGGAGTTAGGCGAACAAATGACGAGTATGAGCAAAAAGTAATTGATAGATTAAAAAATAGCAATATAAAATCAATCCACCACTACGAGGATAAAATTTCAGCTATCAAAAATGCTAGCAGTATCGCAGTTGGCGGAGGAAATACCTTTATGCTTCTTTACACGCTTTATAAGCTAAATTTGATTGAGCCTATAAAAGAAGCTGTGGCAAATGGCGCAAAATACTTTGGCTGGTCAGCTGGTGCAAACATCGCTGGTAAGACGATGATGACGACAAATGATATGCCTATCATCATGCCAAAGTCCTTTGATAGTCTAAATATCTTCCCTTATCAAATAAACCCGCACTTCATAAGTGGCAAGCTAGCAGGCCATAACGGCGAGAGCAGGGAGGAGAGGTTGGAGGAATTTTTAATAGCTAATCCAAAAGAGACCATTTACGCACTGCCTGAAGGCACGGCTCTGCTTATAGCGGACAACGAGGCTGAGGTCATAGGACACAGTGAAATTTTAAAATTTGAGTATCAAAAAGAGATAGAAAAAATAGAAGTTGGAACTAAATTTAAAATCTAA
- a CDS encoding argininosuccinate synthase domain-containing protein yields MKALALFSGGLDSMLSIKLISDQNIEVVALYMDTGFGVDEEKHEILRRRAALAGASLKVVDMRNEYLRDVLFNPKYGYGKQFNPCIDCHGYMFKTALNMLKSENANFIITGEVLGQRPMSQRRDALFQVKRLADDEDDLVLRPMCAKLLPPTKPEREGWIDREKLLDISGRDRKPQLALAKEFGFEDFATPGGGCLLTIESFAVKIKDYLNFDKEMRDIDVMWLKLGRHLRLPDGAKMIIGRDESDNNALLAHPNDKFDQVKFKESDDIVGAVSFISKNASKADKELAARLALAYTKANKENKFEVSIAGEKFSITPEDKSLAQNYFVK; encoded by the coding sequence ATGAAGGCTTTAGCTTTGTTTAGCGGAGGGCTTGATAGCATGCTCTCAATTAAATTAATAAGCGATCAAAACATCGAAGTGGTCGCACTTTATATGGATACTGGATTTGGTGTAGATGAAGAAAAACATGAAATTTTAAGACGCCGTGCAGCTTTGGCTGGGGCTAGCTTAAAAGTGGTTGATATGAGAAATGAGTATCTTCGTGATGTGCTTTTTAACCCAAAATACGGCTACGGCAAGCAGTTTAACCCATGTATCGACTGCCACGGATACATGTTTAAAACAGCTCTAAATATGCTAAAAAGTGAAAATGCAAATTTTATCATCACAGGCGAAGTTTTGGGTCAAAGGCCGATGAGTCAGCGAAGAGATGCACTCTTTCAAGTTAAGCGCCTAGCTGATGATGAGGATGATCTAGTGCTTCGTCCGATGTGCGCTAAACTCTTGCCGCCAACTAAGCCAGAGCGTGAGGGTTGGATCGATAGAGAGAAGCTGCTTGATATAAGCGGGCGCGATAGAAAGCCGCAGCTTGCTTTGGCAAAGGAATTTGGCTTTGAGGACTTTGCAACGCCTGGAGGTGGGTGTTTGCTAACGATCGAGAGCTTTGCTGTGAAGATAAAGGATTATCTAAATTTTGATAAAGAGATGCGAGATATCGATGTGATGTGGCTAAAGCTTGGTAGGCATCTACGCTTGCCAGATGGTGCAAAAATGATAATAGGACGTGACGAGAGTGATAATAACGCACTTTTAGCACATCCAAACGATAAATTTGATCAAGTAAAATTTAAAGAGAGTGATGACATAGTAGGAGCTGTTAGTTTTATAAGTAAAAATGCTAGTAAAGCTGACAAAGAGCTGGCCGCAAGGCTTGCGCTTGCTTATACAAAAGCTAATAAAGAAAATAAATTTGAAGTTAGTATCGCTGGAGAGAAATTTAGTATCACACCTGAGGATAAATCTCTAGCTCAAAATTATTTCGTAAAATAG
- a CDS encoding TonB-dependent receptor gives MRKILFLSAVAALAIAAPDVRLDGVIVSAQKIDENASELAATVSVLDEKELRLREVKDLNGLRSASSNLSFLQGGGISLFIMRGVTSDYAFDSPNVGLYLDGVSYLGTYGNYVFLEDIERIEILKGPQSALYGKNAYAGVINAVSKAPTNEPQAKIGLKLGKDSLRGISFSAGGAIVKDKFLASFTGFSEKKNGFMYNENLNKSDDYKDALYGKIYFRFLPTDELTVDLIQNHYKIANGAQRSNLPNATDRTRYANGIEGKENAKNYEASLKAEYRFSDYALTSLTTFRDYKNDSSYDGDHRPASLLDVYYKEDRNDFTQEFRFSADNAYGKFVLGAAAGATQRDVRSSVNSVMFGGIRSLQNNKTRSKNYGVFTHNEIYLPLDFSVILGARFDKDRVKFQNRMRGENLSDSYSALSPKIGLKYAINDEVTAYVSVSKGYKPGGFWAASPTSKKWYDKETMTSYEVGVKGAWERFELGAAVFRADIKNKQVVSVIVAPNITVAENAGKARSQGFEFDAATLLTDGLKLSANLGYAKSVFKDYKDAQGDYSGKYVYYAPRLTYGAGLSYEAPSGFYAAAFLRGQSKFYTDKANVVENAGYATVDAKVGFNHKNTNVYIYANNLFDKDHDVKYATMHYLSDPREIGVKFEYKF, from the coding sequence GTGAGAAAAATTTTGTTTTTAAGCGCGGTTGCGGCGCTAGCGATAGCAGCTCCCGACGTGAGGCTGGACGGGGTCATCGTATCGGCTCAAAAAATCGATGAAAACGCTAGCGAACTGGCAGCTACGGTGAGCGTGCTGGACGAAAAAGAGTTGCGGCTTAGAGAAGTAAAAGATCTAAACGGGCTTAGGAGCGCATCGTCAAATTTATCGTTTTTGCAAGGCGGAGGTATTTCGCTTTTTATCATGCGCGGCGTTACGAGCGATTACGCATTTGATAGCCCAAACGTCGGGCTCTATCTTGACGGCGTGAGCTATCTTGGCACTTACGGTAACTACGTATTTTTAGAGGATATCGAGCGCATCGAGATCCTAAAAGGGCCTCAAAGCGCGCTTTACGGCAAAAATGCTTACGCCGGCGTGATAAATGCGGTCTCCAAAGCCCCGACAAACGAACCGCAAGCTAAGATCGGGCTAAAACTGGGCAAAGATAGTCTGCGAGGCATTAGCTTTAGTGCAGGCGGAGCAATAGTAAAGGATAAATTTCTGGCTAGTTTTACAGGTTTTAGCGAAAAGAAAAACGGTTTTATGTATAACGAAAATTTAAACAAAAGCGACGACTACAAAGATGCCCTTTACGGCAAAATTTATTTTAGATTTTTGCCTACGGATGAGCTTACGGTAGATCTTATTCAAAATCATTACAAGATAGCTAACGGTGCGCAAAGATCAAATCTGCCTAACGCGACCGATAGAACGCGTTATGCTAACGGCATAGAAGGCAAGGAAAATGCCAAAAACTACGAAGCATCGCTCAAAGCCGAATATAGATTTAGTGATTACGCGCTCACTTCGCTTACGACTTTTAGGGATTATAAAAACGACAGTAGTTACGACGGTGATCATCGCCCCGCGTCCTTGTTGGATGTGTATTACAAAGAGGATAGAAATGATTTTACGCAGGAGTTTAGATTTAGCGCCGATAACGCGTATGGCAAATTCGTCCTAGGTGCTGCGGCGGGCGCTACGCAAAGAGACGTGCGAAGTAGCGTAAATAGCGTGATGTTCGGCGGTATTCGCTCGCTGCAAAATAACAAAACCAGAAGTAAAAACTACGGCGTTTTTACGCATAATGAAATTTATCTACCGCTTGATTTTTCGGTTATTTTGGGAGCTAGATTCGACAAAGATAGGGTCAAATTTCAAAACCGCATGAGGGGTGAAAATTTAAGCGATTCATATAGCGCGCTATCGCCTAAGATTGGGCTAAAGTATGCTATAAACGACGAGGTTACGGCGTATGTGAGCGTATCTAAGGGTTATAAGCCGGGCGGTTTTTGGGCCGCCTCGCCTACGTCTAAAAAATGGTACGATAAAGAGACTATGACTAGCTACGAAGTCGGCGTAAAAGGGGCTTGGGAGCGGTTTGAACTAGGCGCCGCCGTTTTTCGCGCCGATATCAAAAACAAGCAAGTAGTAAGCGTCATCGTAGCGCCTAATATCACGGTGGCAGAGAACGCCGGCAAGGCTCGCTCTCAGGGCTTTGAGTTTGACGCCGCAACGCTTTTAACGGATGGATTAAAGCTTAGCGCAAATTTGGGATATGCAAAAAGCGTTTTTAAAGACTATAAAGACGCACAGGGCGATTATAGCGGTAAATACGTATATTACGCGCCAAGGCTAACTTATGGCGCAGGGCTTTCGTATGAGGCTCCAAGCGGATTTTACGCGGCGGCATTTTTGCGAGGACAGAGCAAATTTTATACCGACAAGGCCAATGTCGTAGAAAATGCGGGCTACGCGACCGTCGATGCAAAAGTAGGCTTTAATCACAAAAATACCAACGTTTATATTTACGCTAATAATCTTTTCGACAAAGATCACGACGTAAAATACGCCACGATGCACTACCTGTCCGACCCTCGCGAGATCGGCGTAAAATTCGAGTATAAATTTTAA
- a CDS encoding amidohydrolase, producing the protein MDKIANLALSLKDELIKDRRYFHSHPETGWFTFFTTAVLAKRLSDLGYEISLGDKVVKADARLGLGSKEQCEKAIERAKKLLSPEEAKYLPYMKDGLTGLTAFIDTKRPGKFTAFRFDIDSVDVTESDEPTHRPYKEGFGADIAGITHACGHDGHISIGLGVAKLIAENLDEFNGKFKFIFQTAEEGTRGAVAMEAAGVLDGIEYLLGGHIGFQAKTNRGIICGTNKLLATSKFDVHITGRSAHAAGAPQDGANALLAASQMALSMHGITRHAKGVTRINVGVLKAGEGRNVIAPNGYLACETRGEDTNLNDFMYEKCMDIVKGVSEIYGVESKVVKTGGTNGANSDKEVTEIFYEAAKQSPFIDDDKIVKELDFGACEDFAHFMRALQDRGAKSGYMMIGTNLKAGHHNCKFDFDEECLVAGVDVYLRSAYKLNGVKK; encoded by the coding sequence ATGGACAAGATAGCAAATTTGGCTCTTTCTTTAAAAGATGAGCTGATCAAGGATCGCAGGTATTTTCACTCGCATCCAGAGACTGGTTGGTTTACATTTTTTACAACAGCCGTACTAGCAAAGAGGCTTAGTGATCTTGGTTATGAAATAAGCCTTGGTGACAAGGTGGTTAAAGCCGATGCAAGGCTTGGCCTTGGCTCAAAAGAGCAATGCGAAAAAGCAATAGAAAGAGCCAAAAAACTCCTAAGTCCTGAAGAAGCAAAATATCTTCCTTATATGAAAGATGGCTTAACAGGCCTAACTGCCTTTATAGATACAAAAAGACCTGGTAAATTTACAGCATTTAGATTTGACATTGATAGTGTTGATGTGACAGAGAGCGACGAGCCTACTCACAGACCTTATAAAGAGGGTTTTGGCGCAGATATCGCTGGTATCACGCATGCTTGTGGGCATGATGGTCATATATCTATAGGCCTTGGTGTGGCAAAACTTATAGCTGAAAATTTAGATGAGTTTAACGGCAAATTTAAATTTATCTTCCAAACAGCAGAAGAGGGCACAAGAGGAGCTGTGGCTATGGAAGCTGCTGGTGTGCTTGATGGTATAGAGTACCTACTTGGCGGTCATATCGGCTTTCAAGCAAAAACCAATAGAGGCATCATCTGCGGAACAAATAAGCTACTTGCAACTTCAAAATTTGACGTACATATCACTGGTCGTTCAGCTCACGCAGCAGGTGCACCACAAGATGGTGCAAATGCCCTTTTAGCTGCATCTCAAATGGCACTAAGCATGCATGGTATTACAAGACATGCAAAAGGCGTGACTAGGATAAACGTAGGCGTTTTAAAAGCAGGTGAAGGCAGAAACGTCATCGCACCAAATGGCTATCTAGCTTGCGAAACAAGGGGTGAAGATACAAATTTAAATGATTTTATGTATGAAAAATGCATGGATATCGTTAAAGGCGTGAGTGAAATTTATGGAGTAGAGAGTAAAGTCGTAAAAACTGGCGGTACAAACGGAGCCAATAGCGACAAAGAAGTAACTGAAATTTTCTATGAAGCAGCAAAGCAAAGTCCATTTATAGATGATGACAAGATCGTAAAAGAGCTTGATTTTGGTGCTTGTGAAGATTTTGCTCATTTTATGAGAGCTTTGCAAGATAGGGGCGCAAAGAGTGGCTATATGATGATAGGAACAAATTTAAAAGCAGGCCATCACAACTGTAAATTTGACTTTGATGAGGAGTGTTTGGTGGCTGGGGTTGATGTCTATCTAAGATCTGCTTACAAACTAAATGGAGTAAAAAAATGA
- the dcuC gene encoding C4-dicarboxylate transporter DcuC: METFKLIAAILGIAAVVALLILKKETRTVLIGVGLVLCIIALKPMGALSAFTDYMTKAGLIKAICASMGFAFVMKYTMCDKHLVALLTKPLKNVGFILIPATTVLTYFINIAIPSAAGCSAAVGATLIPLLMASGIRPAMAGAAVFAGTFGGVLSPGSAHNVYVADLVKKTVEGYTVQDVIKVQIPSAFTALVIVVIALVIVAILLKDYQKNTNFTLESSAASEEKPLFKVNFIYAIMPLVPLVILVIGGTSLAKDYSFLAWTKMGVAEAMILGAIIAIFATLTNPQKITKEFFNGMGHAYADVMGIIIAAGVFVAGLKACGAVDVVIAWLKTDQSYVKFGGTFVPFIMGIVTGSGDAATFAFNEAVTTNAAALGFEQDKLGMAAAIAGALGRSASPIAGAAIVCAGIAMVSPVEIAKRTFLGMFISVVAIAFFVI, from the coding sequence ATGGAAACATTTAAGCTAATTGCTGCCATTCTTGGCATCGCAGCTGTTGTAGCACTTCTAATCTTAAAAAAAGAGACAAGAACGGTGCTAATAGGTGTTGGTTTGGTGCTTTGTATAATTGCGCTAAAACCGATGGGGGCACTAAGTGCTTTTACTGACTATATGACTAAAGCAGGGCTTATAAAGGCGATTTGTGCTAGTATGGGTTTTGCTTTTGTTATGAAATATACAATGTGCGATAAACACCTTGTTGCGCTTCTTACAAAGCCACTTAAAAATGTGGGTTTTATACTAATCCCTGCAACAACCGTGCTAACTTATTTTATAAATATCGCTATCCCTTCAGCTGCAGGATGTTCCGCTGCTGTTGGTGCGACACTTATACCGCTTCTAATGGCTTCAGGTATCCGCCCAGCTATGGCTGGTGCTGCTGTTTTTGCAGGGACATTTGGTGGAGTCTTAAGCCCAGGATCGGCTCACAACGTCTATGTGGCTGATCTTGTTAAAAAGACAGTTGAGGGCTACACAGTTCAAGATGTCATAAAAGTGCAAATTCCAAGTGCATTTACTGCTCTTGTTATCGTAGTGATCGCATTAGTTATTGTTGCAATACTGCTTAAAGACTATCAAAAAAATACAAATTTCACTCTTGAAAGTAGTGCTGCTAGCGAAGAGAAGCCGCTATTTAAAGTAAATTTTATCTACGCCATTATGCCTCTAGTTCCACTTGTTATCTTGGTTATTGGCGGAACAAGCCTTGCAAAAGATTATAGCTTTCTTGCATGGACAAAGATGGGCGTTGCTGAGGCGATGATACTAGGTGCCATCATAGCTATCTTTGCTACGCTTACAAATCCGCAGAAGATCACAAAAGAATTTTTTAACGGAATGGGCCACGCTTATGCTGATGTTATGGGTATCATCATCGCAGCTGGTGTCTTTGTCGCTGGTTTAAAGGCATGTGGAGCCGTTGATGTGGTCATCGCATGGCTAAAAACAGATCAAAGTTACGTTAAATTTGGCGGAACATTTGTGCCATTTATCATGGGTATAGTTACAGGTTCAGGCGACGCCGCTACATTTGCATTTAACGAAGCTGTCACAACAAATGCCGCTGCACTTGGCTTTGAACAAGATAAGCTTGGTATGGCTGCAGCTATTGCTGGTGCTTTAGGTAGATCGGCTTCCCCGATTGCCGGTGCTGCTATCGTTTGTGCAGGCATTGCGATGGTTAGTCCAGTTGAAATCGCTAAAAGAACATTTTTAGGTATGTTTATCTCTGTTGTAGCGATTGCATTTTTTGTCATCTAA
- a CDS encoding alpha/beta fold hydrolase, whose product MKNFKFKSGENLSYEDLGSDFKDVLVYHHPLMIFPQNTLINFCEKNQIRLVLIYRSGHFDSSLFSADDSFLKLALRSKELFKALNLSEFSVLGESVGAAYAYATAVACGEEAKKVFILSGFNAPPELLTSYSDYVHIKEIYDFALRNTPENTAQMAWEKYGSQAKGALKEAIKAQLNGIGFDLWLQARPWGFELKDVSQSVLMYHSRADEEVPFAVALQVSRMLPNCELIAAQDTPHHSAKALLDFLKIIKERL is encoded by the coding sequence ATGAAAAATTTTAAATTTAAAAGCGGCGAAAATCTAAGCTACGAGGACTTAGGTAGCGATTTTAAGGATGTTTTGGTTTATCACCATCCGCTGATGATTTTTCCGCAAAATACCTTGATAAATTTCTGCGAGAAAAATCAAATAAGGCTCGTTTTAATATACAGAAGCGGGCATTTTGACAGCTCGCTTTTTAGCGCGGACGATAGTTTTTTAAAATTAGCCTTACGCTCAAAAGAGCTTTTCAAAGCCTTAAATCTAAGCGAATTTAGCGTGCTAGGCGAGTCGGTGGGCGCGGCTTATGCCTACGCTACGGCAGTAGCTTGCGGCGAAGAGGCGAAAAAGGTATTTATACTAAGCGGATTTAACGCCCCGCCCGAGCTTTTGACAAGCTACTCCGACTATGTGCACATAAAGGAAATTTACGATTTCGCTTTGCGTAATACTCCTGAAAATACGGCGCAAATGGCGTGGGAAAAATACGGCTCGCAGGCTAAGGGTGCGCTAAAAGAAGCGATAAAAGCTCAGCTTAACGGCATCGGTTTTGACCTTTGGCTTCAAGCCAGACCGTGGGGATTTGAGCTAAAAGACGTCTCGCAAAGCGTGCTTATGTATCACTCCAGAGCCGACGAGGAAGTGCCTTTTGCCGTCGCTTTGCAAGTGTCGAGGATGCTGCCAAACTGCGAACTAATCGCCGCCCAGGATACGCCTCATCATAGCGCAAAGGCGCTTTTGGATTTTTTAAAGATCATCAAAGAGCGGTTGTAA
- the pepT gene encoding peptidase T has product MDIVERFLNYTKFNTTTNKENGLKGVMPSNPTEYELAKFLKEELSSLGIKDIILQDNAILIAKIPANCENAPSIAFFGHLDTSSEQKNDTKAKIVKYTGGDICLNEEQGIYLKFSDNPELKKYVGDDIVVTDGTSLLGADDKAAIASIVNMASYFMQNPDVKHGKIVICFVPDEEQGLLGAKALDVNLLGADFGYCLDCCEIGELIYENWNAADCTMVFKGVSAHPMNAKGKLVNSLLLAHKFISLLPGGEVPECTEGKEGYFWVKELNGNSAKTTLKIDIREFDEVKFKKRLELLSDMANSFNKIYGECCEITLKTRYENVFKFLKDENSLPIKLAKDAFSELNITPNIKPMRGGYDGAVISAKGVPTLNLFTGANNFHSIYEYLPVSSLKAASEVIKKIVINAAK; this is encoded by the coding sequence ATGGATATCGTAGAGAGATTTTTAAACTACACAAAATTTAACACCACAACAAATAAAGAAAATGGGTTAAAAGGTGTCATGCCTTCTAATCCAACCGAGTACGAGCTGGCTAAGTTTTTAAAAGAAGAGCTTAGCTCGCTAGGCATAAAAGATATCATCTTGCAAGACAATGCTATCTTGATAGCAAAAATTCCTGCAAACTGCGAAAATGCTCCAAGTATCGCCTTCTTTGGGCACTTAGATACAAGTAGTGAGCAAAAAAATGATACCAAAGCTAAAATCGTAAAATACACAGGCGGCGACATCTGCCTAAACGAAGAGCAGGGAATTTATCTAAAATTTAGCGACAATCCAGAGCTTAAAAAATACGTTGGTGACGACATAGTCGTGACTGATGGCACTAGTCTGCTTGGGGCTGATGATAAGGCTGCGATCGCAAGCATCGTAAATATGGCTAGCTATTTCATGCAAAATCCTGATGTAAAGCACGGCAAGATCGTGATCTGCTTCGTGCCTGATGAAGAGCAGGGCTTGCTTGGTGCAAAAGCACTTGATGTAAATTTGCTGGGAGCTGATTTTGGCTACTGCCTAGACTGCTGCGAGATAGGCGAGCTAATATATGAAAACTGGAACGCGGCTGACTGCACAATGGTCTTTAAAGGCGTTTCGGCTCATCCGATGAATGCAAAGGGCAAGCTTGTAAATTCGCTACTTCTTGCGCATAAATTTATCTCACTTTTGCCAGGTGGAGAAGTGCCAGAGTGCACCGAGGGCAAAGAGGGCTATTTCTGGGTAAAAGAGCTTAATGGAAACAGCGCAAAAACAACTCTTAAGATCGACATAAGAGAATTTGATGAGGTGAAATTTAAAAAAAGGCTTGAGCTTTTAAGTGATATGGCAAATTCTTTTAATAAAATTTATGGTGAGTGCTGTGAGATTACGCTAAAAACACGCTATGAAAACGTCTTTAAATTTTTAAAAGACGAAAATTCACTTCCGATAAAACTAGCAAAAGATGCCTTTAGCGAGCTAAATATCACGCCAAATATAAAGCCGATGCGTGGTGGATATGACGGCGCTGTGATATCCGCAAAAGGTGTGCCAACGCTAAATTTATTCACAGGGGCAAATAACTTTCACTCTATCTACGAGTATTTGCCAGTTAGCAGCCTAAAAGCCGCAAGCGAAGTGATTAAAAAAATCGTAATTAACGCTGCTAAATAA
- a CDS encoding MFS transporter has protein sequence MLYRSLTVLSLCIAQFICIGFFGEGLVSILRQDGFSLERVGALRGLGLFAVLAFLWSPFIDAIALKIGGYKKIILAFQCLTLAILYAVSLLNPRDDLPAVIALAVLLAFISATWTMTSNAFFIKISNSSNLSFTNALKLSGGLIGHVSGNGLTLVIYAKFGWSEANLFLTSLIAVSLLSLAFFKEPERVNAGEGLDFRAMFGFFKGKKAWLSVLFVQSIGICAAFGLLSPMLVDIGWKLEDIGEVLHIYGTIFGFAGALAAGFAVKKLGAKRAFLYAVAMQTLGILAIWLPIGGWTDRASVLFASSAAYAVYMAQATIISTMMMQRASGRRPASEYAVQSSLNMTFQIFSFYLGTFLAGTLGYGAVVLGAAAFCVLSLIYFIKIYKFI, from the coding sequence TTGCTTTACAGGTCGCTAACTGTGCTTAGCCTTTGCATCGCGCAGTTTATTTGCATCGGATTTTTCGGCGAGGGGCTCGTTAGCATCCTGCGTCAAGACGGTTTTAGTTTAGAGCGCGTCGGCGCGCTTAGAGGGCTTGGACTTTTCGCGGTTTTGGCTTTTTTGTGGTCGCCGTTTATCGACGCTATAGCACTAAAAATAGGCGGTTACAAAAAGATTATCCTAGCCTTTCAGTGCCTTACTTTGGCGATTTTATATGCGGTTTCGCTTCTAAATCCGCGCGACGATTTACCTGCTGTAATCGCTTTAGCGGTGCTTTTGGCCTTTATCTCGGCCACCTGGACGATGACGTCGAACGCATTTTTTATTAAGATTTCAAACAGTTCGAATTTAAGCTTCACAAACGCACTCAAGCTTAGCGGCGGACTGATAGGGCACGTATCCGGTAACGGCCTAACGCTCGTAATCTACGCAAAATTCGGCTGGAGTGAGGCGAATTTATTCTTGACGTCTTTGATAGCGGTTTCCTTGCTTAGCCTTGCTTTCTTTAAAGAGCCTGAGCGCGTAAACGCTGGCGAGGGGCTGGATTTTAGAGCGATGTTTGGCTTTTTTAAGGGCAAAAAGGCTTGGCTTAGCGTGCTTTTCGTACAATCTATCGGTATCTGCGCGGCGTTTGGACTGCTTAGCCCGATGCTCGTAGATATCGGCTGGAAGCTGGAAGATATCGGCGAGGTCTTGCACATATACGGCACGATATTTGGCTTCGCGGGTGCGCTCGCGGCGGGCTTTGCGGTAAAAAAGCTAGGCGCTAAAAGAGCCTTTTTATACGCCGTAGCGATGCAGACGCTAGGCATCCTGGCCATCTGGTTACCTATCGGCGGCTGGACGGACCGCGCGTCGGTACTTTTTGCTTCGAGCGCGGCGTATGCGGTATATATGGCGCAAGCGACGATAATCTCCACGATGATGATGCAACGTGCCTCGGGACGGCGACCCGCTAGCGAATACGCCGTGCAAAGCAGCCTAAATATGACATTTCAGATATTTTCTTTTTATCTCGGAACGTTTTTGGCGGGGACGTTGGGTTACGGAGCAGTCGTGCTGGGCGCGGCGGCGTTTTGCGTTTTGAGCCTAATTTATTTTATAAAGATTTATAAATTTATCTAG
- a CDS encoding helix-turn-helix domain-containing protein codes for MRTVSADVFMDKFKSSEDGVLAGLGVKIRAKNIALSDEIAFGAIKMDAKDDTKIVGDFHALRGCFINFTLQGGIRLSSANGKIEYKSGLSTISSVDLPSSDQEIYGGAHAGINLFLENSFMSSNFGDLIELGANKLVSQNDTCAVNKILLNQILSLNADEPLERLLLESKILELIYNEFSRLKCPNKHVILDEADKNALQKARQILSMDIKNPPSIKELSKQVRLNEFKLKVGFKSLFGQTPYEFLREERMKRALAMLQGSELNIAEISVATGFKNQSHFSKLFCDYYGTAPKNLMKNRKYYY; via the coding sequence TTGCGCACGGTATCCGCAGACGTTTTTATGGATAAATTTAAGAGCAGCGAAGACGGGGTTTTGGCTGGTCTTGGTGTCAAAATCCGCGCCAAAAATATCGCGCTAAGCGATGAAATAGCCTTCGGCGCGATAAAAATGGACGCCAAAGACGACACCAAAATAGTCGGCGATTTTCACGCTTTGCGGGGTTGCTTTATAAATTTCACCCTACAAGGAGGCATCAGACTAAGCTCGGCGAATGGTAAAATCGAATACAAAAGCGGACTATCAACGATCAGCTCGGTCGATCTACCAAGCTCGGATCAAGAGATTTACGGCGGCGCGCACGCAGGAATAAATTTATTCCTAGAAAACTCGTTTATGAGCTCAAATTTCGGTGATCTTATCGAGCTTGGCGCAAACAAACTCGTCTCGCAAAACGACACCTGCGCCGTAAATAAAATTTTATTAAACCAAATTTTATCGTTAAACGCCGACGAGCCGCTTGAAAGACTGCTTTTAGAAAGTAAAATTTTAGAGCTTATTTATAACGAATTCAGCCGCCTAAAATGCCCAAATAAGCATGTTATACTAGACGAAGCGGACAAAAACGCGCTACAAAAAGCCAGGCAAATTTTAAGCATGGATATCAAAAATCCGCCGTCTATAAAAGAGCTCTCAAAACAGGTGCGGCTGAACGAATTTAAACTTAAAGTCGGCTTTAAAAGTTTGTTCGGGCAAACTCCTTACGAATTTTTGCGCGAAGAGCGAATGAAACGAGCGCTGGCGATGCTGCAAGGCTCGGAGCTAAATATCGCTGAAATTTCGGTTGCGACGGGCTTTAAAAATCAAAGCCACTTCAGCAAGCTTTTTTGCGATTATTACGGCACGGCACCAAAAAATTTGATGAAAAATAGAAAATATTATTATTAA